GCGTTCCAGACCCTGTCGCCGCTGCCCGAGGGCCGGTTCGCCCTCGGTCCGTTCGAGTACATCAACACCGGCTCCGACTCGTGGTGGACCCGCATCTTCGCGTGGGGCGTCGTCGCGCTCGTCCTGCTGTTCGTGTGGCTCATCACCCGCAGCCCCTGGGGACGCGTCCTCAAGGGCATCCGCGAGGACGAGGACGCCGTCCGCGCCCTCGGCAAGAACGTCTACTCGTACAAGCTGCAGGCGCTCGTCATCGGCGGTGCCATCGGTGCCCTCGGCGGCGTGGTGTTCGCCCTGCCGTCCGCCATCGCGCCGGACTCCATGGGGCGCACCATGACGTTCTTCGTGTGGACGGTCCTCCTGCTCGGTGGCGCCGCCACCGTGTTCGGGCCCGTCCTCGGGTCGATGATCTTCTTCGCCGCCTACATGTTCATGCGCACCGGCATGCGTGCCCTCGCGGAGAACACGCCCGTCGGCGAGGTCATCTCCACCACCAACGTGGAGCAGATCGGCGGCATGCTCGTCGGCATCACCCTCATGGTCCTCGTGATCTTCAGGCCGCAGGGCATCCTCGGGAACAAGAAGGAGCTGGCGTTCAATGTCCGATGACACGACCACCCTCGCCGTGACCCCCGCGCTCCAGGACGTCGAGCACGTCCCCGGGGCCGCGAAGCCCGAACCGATCATCGTCGCCGA
This Isoptericola jiangsuensis DNA region includes the following protein-coding sequences:
- a CDS encoding branched-chain amino acid ABC transporter permease, whose product is MEEFLRILTQSVGELLAPATAAYALAAIGLNLHFGYTGLLNMGQAGFMLLGAYGFGITVIAGGPFWLGLLVAIAAGVLFGLLLGLPTLQLRGDYLAIVTISAAEIIRWFGRSTIWQEWTGGASGLQGRDYKDAFQTLSPLPEGRFALGPFEYINTGSDSWWTRIFAWGVVALVLLFVWLITRSPWGRVLKGIREDEDAVRALGKNVYSYKLQALVIGGAIGALGGVVFALPSAIAPDSMGRTMTFFVWTVLLLGGAATVFGPVLGSMIFFAAYMFMRTGMRALAENTPVGEVISTTNVEQIGGMLVGITLMVLVIFRPQGILGNKKELAFNVR